The DNA region CATCTCCACCAGACTGTGGTTGCTGGTCAGCGGGATTTGTTCTAAAAGGTCCGGGGTGATGAGGCTTTTCGCAAGGTGGTCCGCCATCTGTTCTTCGATGAGGATGGTGCGGTCAGCACCGACATCCTTGAGAATCCGGGCATAGAGAGAAGATGCGGCGCGGGCGATGACCTGGCCGGCACCCAGTTTTTTGAGAATCGATGTTACGAGGATGGCGGCTTCCATCCTTTCACCCATCGCCACAACCACCGCATCAACATCAAGAACACCGGAACGGGCAAGGGCTTCTTCGTCCGTAGCATCAAAGCACAGTGCCTGGGCGACATCGTCTTTAATCGCTTCCACCCGTTTTGGGTCGGCGTCGATGGCGATGACTTCGGCGCCTCTTTCGGTCAGGGTGCGGGCAACTCGGGCACCAAATGTGCCCAAGCCAATTACGGCAAACTGTTTCAAGTTGACCTCCTTTTAG from candidate division WOR-3 bacterium includes:
- a CDS encoding TrkA family potassium uptake protein; the protein is MKQFAVIGLGTFGARVARTLTERGAEVIAIDADPKRVEAIKDDVAQALCFDATDEEALARSGVLDVDAVVVAMGERMEAAILVTSILKKLGAGQVIARAASSLYARILKDVGADRTILIEEQMADHLAKSLITPDLLEQIPLTSNHSLVEMHAPRHIIGKKLGQLDIRRRYGVNIIAIKKKVPVITPEGESSFKEQINDLPGPEDIVEQDDILVVVGNDEDIERLAQGVEPATGKKTETRQNK